The Flammeovirga kamogawensis genome includes a region encoding these proteins:
- a CDS encoding ATP-binding SpoIIE family protein phosphatase: protein MISIKTKHINKEIDVINYRQRVFKSLRILTNDNTLSVKVASIISSFLKELITLKHQLRIHTNVIIYQELGKKIQLLVEDNTKTFTLPPPSLYVHFLTIEKIENHYLITVEQEFSARDFKLALNVYNEKSRDELLEEVQSKNNDLEASLADLKKANDSKARMQGELIVGRNIQLSMVPTDFPSNSFIDVHGILVPAREVGGDFYDFQFINDKYFYFVVGDVSGKGVPAALLMAQTKSLLRSSAINETSTSEIVSHVNSEIAKDNKNNMFITVFLALLDLETGVLTYTNAGHNPSYIINNENMQRLEELHGPVVGALEGFSYKEKSIQLSPSDIVFAYTDGVTEAQNQLHQLYSDERLTSLLTTVTNKNVKEINDIVIKDIEEFELGSEQADDITVLSIQYHQSNDNQEGTFSISNSFDEKLILTQKVEKYLLQKNVPTKALHKTQIILDEILSNAINYSFTNTATPLISVSLKVDSTEICIKIMDNGVAFNPLEKEDPNVALSLDERQVGGLGIFIIKNLVEELSYERFDNKNCLRLLQKI, encoded by the coding sequence ATGATTAGTATAAAAACCAAACATATCAACAAAGAGATTGATGTCATTAATTACCGTCAAAGAGTATTTAAATCTTTAAGAATACTTACTAATGATAATACTTTATCTGTTAAGGTAGCTTCTATTATATCCTCTTTTTTAAAGGAGCTCATCACTCTTAAACATCAACTTCGTATTCATACTAATGTAATTATTTATCAAGAACTTGGAAAAAAAATCCAGCTTCTTGTAGAAGATAATACAAAAACATTTACACTTCCTCCTCCATCACTTTATGTTCATTTTCTTACAATAGAGAAAATTGAAAATCATTATCTGATTACTGTAGAACAAGAATTTTCAGCAAGGGATTTTAAACTGGCACTGAATGTTTATAATGAAAAATCAAGAGATGAATTATTGGAAGAAGTACAATCAAAAAATAATGATTTAGAAGCCTCTCTTGCCGACCTAAAAAAGGCTAATGATAGTAAGGCAAGAATGCAAGGGGAACTTATAGTTGGTAGAAATATTCAACTAAGTATGGTACCTACAGATTTCCCTTCTAATAGTTTTATTGATGTTCATGGTATACTTGTTCCTGCAAGAGAAGTAGGTGGAGATTTCTATGATTTTCAGTTTATAAATGATAAATATTTTTATTTTGTTGTTGGTGATGTATCTGGAAAAGGTGTTCCTGCTGCATTATTAATGGCCCAAACAAAATCATTGTTACGAAGTAGTGCAATAAACGAAACGTCTACAAGTGAAATTGTTTCACATGTAAATAGTGAGATAGCTAAAGACAATAAAAATAACATGTTTATTACTGTTTTTCTAGCATTATTAGATCTAGAAACAGGAGTACTAACCTATACCAATGCCGGGCACAATCCTTCTTATATTATTAATAACGAAAATATGCAACGATTAGAGGAGTTACACGGTCCTGTAGTAGGTGCTTTAGAAGGGTTCAGTTATAAAGAAAAAAGTATTCAATTAAGTCCATCAGATATTGTCTTTGCTTATACAGACGGTGTAACAGAAGCGCAAAATCAATTGCATCAATTGTACTCTGATGAAAGACTTACTTCTTTACTTACTACCGTTACTAATAAGAATGTTAAGGAGATTAATGATATTGTTATTAAAGACATTGAAGAATTTGAATTGGGATCAGAACAAGCAGATGACATTACAGTTCTTAGTATTCAATACCATCAATCTAATGACAATCAAGAAGGTACGTTCTCTATCTCTAATTCATTTGATGAAAAATTAATACTAACTCAAAAGGTTGAAAAATACCTTTTACAAAAAAACGTACCTACCAAAGCACTCCATAAAACACAAATTATTTTAGACGAAATCTTAAGTAATGCCATTAATTATTCTTTTACAAATACAGCTACTCCACTAATTAGTGTTTCCTTAAAAGTTGATAGCACTGAAATTTGCATTAAAATTATGGATAATGGAGTTGCTTTTAATCCATTAGAAAAAGAGGACCCAAATGTTGCATTATCTCTTGATGAACGCCAAGTGGGTGGATTGGGAATATTTATTATTAAAAACTTAGTTGAAGAGCTTTCCTATGAACGGTTTGATAATAAAAACTGCTTAAGGTTACTTCAAAAAAT